Proteins from one Rhinopithecus roxellana isolate Shanxi Qingling chromosome 20, ASM756505v1, whole genome shotgun sequence genomic window:
- the AHSP gene encoding alpha-hemoglobin-stabilizing protein: protein MALLKANKDLISAGRQEFSVLLNQQVFNDPLISEEDMVTVVEDWMNFYINYYRQQVTGEPQERDRALQELRQELNTLANPFLAKYRDFLKSHEPPSHPPPSS, encoded by the exons ATGGCTCTTCTTAAGGCCAATAAGGATCTCATTTCTGCAGGACGGCAGGAGTTCAGTGTTCTGCTGAATCAGCAG GTCTTCAATGATCCTCTCATCTCTGAAGAAGATATGGTGACTGTGGTGGAGGACTGGATGAACTTCTACATCAACTATTACAGGCAGCAGGTGACAGGGGAGCCCCAAGAACGAGACAGGGCTCTGCAGGAGCTTCGGCAAGAGCTGAACACTCTGGCCAACCCTTTCCTAGCCAAGTACAGGGACTTCCTGAAGTCTCATGAGCCCCCGAGTCACCCACCGCCCTCCTCCTAG